In Longimicrobiaceae bacterium, the following are encoded in one genomic region:
- a CDS encoding alpha/beta fold hydrolase codes for MRRHRSPLPVVRALLAWPALALLAACSAGAGRAPTPAPAPAVPAEEHARLVEEVRQLRAALQRYVEADAHQNDVLERQIDNLMLFDRLGDVAEIDVLTFTGPPPAHRVVSTNPGANNPLRIRGWTFVPRDLDRTRKHPLIVLPHGGVHANFESGSANVIRELVQQGYTVIAPDYRGSTGYGRGFWQQIDYGGLETEDTHAARQAALDAYPFLDPRRVGIVGWSHGGLHALMNIFDHPDAYAAAYAGVPVSDLIYRLSYKSPAYTRLFSADYHVGSTPQEDPEAYRRRSPAFQAHRYRGTPLLIHTTTNDEDVYASEVHRLVDALRASGKTGWEFREYDDAPGGHAFNRIDTPLARESRREIYRFLAPHLKPARPMR; via the coding sequence GTGAGACGCCACCGGTCGCCGCTCCCGGTCGTACGCGCCCTGCTCGCCTGGCCCGCGCTCGCGCTGCTGGCGGCGTGCTCCGCGGGGGCCGGGCGCGCCCCCACCCCCGCGCCCGCGCCCGCCGTCCCGGCCGAGGAGCACGCCCGCCTGGTGGAGGAGGTGCGGCAGCTCCGGGCCGCGCTGCAGCGCTACGTGGAGGCGGACGCGCACCAGAACGACGTGCTGGAGCGCCAGATCGACAACCTGATGCTCTTCGACCGCCTGGGCGACGTGGCGGAGATCGACGTCCTCACCTTCACCGGGCCGCCCCCGGCGCACCGCGTCGTCTCCACCAACCCGGGGGCCAACAACCCGCTCCGGATCCGCGGCTGGACCTTCGTCCCCCGGGACCTGGACCGCACCCGCAAGCACCCGCTGATCGTGCTGCCGCACGGCGGCGTGCACGCCAACTTCGAGAGCGGGAGCGCCAACGTCATCCGCGAGCTGGTGCAGCAGGGATACACCGTCATCGCCCCGGACTACCGCGGGAGCACCGGGTACGGGCGCGGCTTCTGGCAGCAGATCGACTACGGCGGCCTGGAGACGGAGGACACCCATGCCGCGCGCCAGGCGGCGCTGGACGCATACCCCTTCCTGGACCCGCGGCGGGTGGGGATCGTGGGATGGAGCCACGGCGGGCTGCACGCGCTGATGAACATCTTCGACCACCCCGACGCGTACGCCGCGGCCTATGCCGGGGTGCCGGTGAGCGACCTGATCTACCGGCTGTCGTACAAGAGCCCCGCGTACACGCGGCTCTTCTCGGCGGACTACCACGTGGGCAGCACCCCGCAGGAGGACCCGGAGGCGTACCGGCGCCGCTCCCCCGCCTTCCAGGCGCATCGCTACCGGGGGACGCCGCTCCTGATCCACACCACCACCAACGACGAGGACGTCTACGCCAGCGAGGTGCACCGGCTGGTGGACGCGCTCCGCGCTTCGGGGAAGACGGGGTGGGAGTTCAGGGAGTACGACGACGCTCCCGGCGGGCACGCCTTCAACCGAATCGACACGCCGCTCGCCCGCGAGTCGCGCCGGGAGATCTACCGCTTCCTCGCCCCACATCTGAAGCCCGCCCGGCCGATGCGGTGA